The proteins below are encoded in one region of Streptomyces ficellus:
- a CDS encoding lactate 2-monooxygenase, with product MAKHWADFQYEIYLNGMTGAVPRLPTDLTRLEELTERRLGPGPVGYVAGAAGSGSTAAANRAALKRRRIVPRMLRDVHERDLSVEVLGRALPAPLALAPVGVLSIMHPDAEPAAARAAAAQGVPFVLSSASSTPMEEVAEVMGDAERWFQLYWARDREVTRSFLTRAKAAGFTALLVTLDTPLLAWRPRDLDQAYLPFLHGVGTANYFTDPAFRAGLAKPVHEDPNAAVMHFVGMFADPAKTWPDLAFLRENWDGPIVLKGILHPEDALQAAEAGMDGVVVSNHGGRQVAGSVAAADALPRVAAAAGDRLSVLFDSGIRTGDDVFKALALGAEAVLVGRPYAYGLGLDGQAGVEHVIRCLLAELDLTLALSGHSTPATPGPDDLIEETA from the coding sequence ATGGCGAAACACTGGGCCGACTTCCAGTACGAGATCTACCTGAACGGCATGACCGGCGCCGTCCCGCGGCTGCCCACCGACCTGACGCGGCTGGAGGAGCTCACCGAGCGGCGCCTCGGGCCCGGCCCGGTCGGCTACGTGGCGGGCGCCGCGGGCAGCGGCAGTACGGCGGCCGCCAACCGGGCGGCGCTGAAGCGGCGCCGGATCGTGCCCCGGATGCTGCGTGACGTGCACGAGCGGGACCTGTCCGTCGAGGTCCTGGGCCGCGCCCTGCCCGCGCCGCTCGCGCTCGCGCCCGTGGGCGTGCTGTCGATCATGCACCCGGACGCGGAACCGGCCGCCGCGCGGGCGGCCGCGGCGCAGGGCGTCCCCTTCGTCCTGTCGTCCGCCTCCAGCACGCCCATGGAGGAGGTCGCCGAGGTGATGGGCGACGCGGAACGCTGGTTCCAGCTGTACTGGGCCAGGGACCGGGAGGTGACCCGGTCGTTCCTCACCCGGGCGAAGGCCGCCGGGTTCACCGCGCTGCTCGTCACGCTGGACACGCCGCTGCTGGCGTGGCGGCCGCGCGACCTGGACCAGGCGTACCTGCCGTTCCTGCACGGCGTGGGCACCGCGAACTACTTCACCGACCCGGCGTTCCGGGCGGGCCTGGCCAAGCCCGTGCACGAGGACCCGAACGCGGCGGTCATGCACTTCGTCGGGATGTTCGCCGACCCGGCCAAGACGTGGCCGGACCTGGCGTTCCTCCGGGAGAACTGGGACGGCCCGATCGTCCTGAAGGGCATCCTGCACCCGGAGGACGCCCTCCAGGCCGCCGAGGCGGGGATGGACGGTGTGGTGGTGTCCAACCACGGCGGCCGCCAGGTGGCCGGTTCGGTCGCCGCCGCCGACGCCCTGCCGCGGGTCGCGGCCGCGGCCGGTGACCGGCTGTCCGTGCTCTTCGACAGCGGCATCCGCACCGGCGACGACGTCTTCAAGGCGCTCGCCCTGGGCGCCGAGGCGGTGCTGGTGGGGCGGCCGTACGCGTACGGGCTCGGCCTCGACGGCCAGGCGGGCGTCGAGCACGTCATCCGCTGCCTGCTCGCCGAACTGGACCTGACCCTGGCCCTGTCCGGGCACTCCACGCCCGCCACGCCCGGCCCGGACGACCTCATCGAGGAGACCGCGTGA
- a CDS encoding PQQ-binding-like beta-propeller repeat protein, with protein sequence MSRFRWPRLRRRPATGRHGHAGGGPAATPGPATSPGPATAADPVVEAAARARRGPHLWADEVGTTYLALDPRQGRPVAFLVEPHAHWRTTGRTDQALTDAVRAAAGSPGVEGTLRWLARIEDGRHAGRLVAEYREGRPLPGVLSGRSVPLPVALLTARRVASALSGLHQAGRHHGGFSTTSVLCTPDGPLITGHCLLPRIDPDRPRPGPADVHAFGLLLAVLLPPELPRREGRALRRLIRRCCRGPAVLRPSMARVSRRLSTLFYGLNLADGAVREEWAAFLASAPATVVVPPGPATPPAGPSTPPAGRRADDVAEGDPPQPAAAPEPVPPSAPDHAYDPGPAADHSPDHSLGPAVVPGAGPDGAPPGALPGRPGEHPADAATGPVRPVTPEPAAPCADHDDGSRTGPVREPARDVAHPARHDADAGDDSGAGEDPVRATVPLLTAPVVYTRSAREGDHDPRAGSGPPPDEGESPDGRGEGEGPAAHDPSPSPVPAPPWTRALGFLPEAACTTEGDLLFVAGTDGERGRVAAVGVRDGEVRWEHVTAAPCRTRPLPVAGQVCVADDSGAVRWLDAGTGRVTGTAAVADRPAGDPVSVASAVWLGGVSGRLHILWPGSGRPGRLRLPGTADSLAATPAVHPHGPVCLATYRGPVCLGPDGRVWWGRPDLGDTGGLDPVWCGDDVVGVTAAGLLFRLDRDGREVWRTELPALPATGPLLVAGTVVVVTADGAAAGVGAQSGEPRWHRHTGSPPAGRAATGDGTVLFAGRDRWLRCLDARTGEPRWTARTGGRACRGGPYPDGDRVYLGASDCHLYAIDARDGSTGGTGALHVHPLIDDKFAAALRTPC encoded by the coding sequence CCCTCGACCCGCGGCAGGGCCGGCCGGTCGCCTTCCTCGTCGAGCCGCACGCCCACTGGCGGACGACCGGCCGGACCGACCAGGCGCTCACCGACGCGGTGCGCGCCGCCGCCGGGTCACCGGGGGTCGAGGGCACGCTCCGCTGGCTCGCCCGCATCGAGGACGGCCGCCACGCGGGCAGGCTCGTGGCGGAGTACCGCGAGGGGCGCCCGCTGCCCGGGGTGCTCTCCGGGAGGTCCGTACCGCTGCCCGTGGCACTGCTGACGGCCCGTCGGGTCGCGTCCGCGCTGTCCGGCCTGCACCAGGCGGGACGCCACCACGGCGGCTTCAGCACGACGTCCGTGCTATGCACTCCGGACGGCCCCCTGATCACCGGCCACTGTCTGCTGCCCCGGATCGACCCCGACCGCCCCCGCCCGGGCCCGGCCGACGTGCACGCCTTCGGGCTGCTGCTCGCGGTCCTCCTCCCGCCCGAACTGCCCCGGCGCGAGGGACGCGCCCTGCGGCGGCTGATCAGGCGGTGCTGCCGGGGGCCCGCGGTGCTGCGGCCGTCCATGGCGAGGGTCTCGCGGCGGCTCTCCACGCTGTTCTACGGGCTCAACCTCGCCGACGGCGCGGTGCGGGAGGAGTGGGCCGCGTTCCTGGCGTCGGCGCCGGCCACCGTGGTCGTCCCGCCGGGGCCGGCCACGCCCCCCGCCGGTCCGTCCACCCCTCCGGCCGGGCGGCGCGCGGACGACGTCGCGGAGGGCGACCCGCCGCAGCCCGCCGCCGCTCCGGAGCCCGTCCCGCCTTCCGCGCCCGACCACGCCTACGACCCCGGCCCGGCGGCGGACCACTCCCCGGACCACTCCCTGGGCCCCGCTGTGGTGCCGGGGGCCGGGCCGGACGGCGCGCCGCCCGGAGCCCTTCCCGGCCGGCCCGGCGAGCACCCGGCGGACGCCGCCACGGGGCCCGTGCGACCGGTGACCCCGGAGCCGGCCGCCCCGTGCGCCGACCACGACGACGGGTCACGCACCGGGCCGGTGCGCGAACCGGCGCGTGACGTCGCGCACCCCGCCCGGCACGACGCGGACGCCGGGGACGACTCGGGCGCCGGGGAGGACCCGGTCCGGGCGACCGTTCCGCTGCTGACCGCACCGGTGGTGTACACCAGGAGCGCGCGCGAGGGCGACCACGACCCGCGCGCCGGCTCCGGTCCTCCACCGGACGAAGGGGAGAGCCCGGACGGACGGGGCGAGGGGGAAGGGCCGGCCGCACACGACCCGTCGCCGTCGCCGGTCCCGGCGCCGCCGTGGACGCGGGCGCTCGGGTTCCTGCCCGAGGCCGCGTGCACCACCGAGGGCGACCTCCTGTTCGTCGCCGGTACCGACGGCGAACGGGGCAGGGTGGCAGCGGTGGGCGTGCGGGACGGGGAGGTCCGCTGGGAGCACGTCACCGCGGCGCCGTGCCGCACGCGGCCGCTGCCGGTGGCGGGCCAGGTGTGCGTCGCCGACGACTCCGGGGCGGTCCGCTGGCTCGACGCCGGGACCGGAAGGGTCACCGGGACGGCGGCGGTGGCCGACCGCCCGGCCGGGGACCCGGTGTCCGTCGCGTCGGCGGTGTGGCTGGGCGGTGTCTCCGGTCGCCTGCACATCCTGTGGCCCGGCTCCGGTCGTCCCGGGCGGTTGCGGCTGCCGGGCACCGCCGACTCGCTGGCCGCCACCCCGGCCGTCCACCCCCACGGCCCGGTCTGCCTGGCCACGTACCGGGGGCCGGTCTGCCTCGGCCCGGACGGCCGCGTGTGGTGGGGCAGGCCCGACCTCGGTGACACCGGCGGCCTCGACCCGGTCTGGTGCGGCGACGACGTCGTCGGGGTCACCGCCGCCGGGCTGCTGTTCCGCCTGGACCGCGACGGGCGGGAGGTGTGGCGCACCGAGTTGCCCGCCCTGCCCGCCACCGGACCGCTGCTCGTGGCCGGGACCGTCGTCGTGGTGACCGCGGACGGCGCGGCCGCCGGGGTGGGGGCGCAGAGCGGTGAGCCCCGCTGGCACCGGCACACCGGCTCCCCGCCGGCCGGGCGGGCCGCCACCGGGGACGGCACCGTGCTGTTCGCCGGCCGTGACCGGTGGCTGCGCTGCCTCGACGCCCGCACCGGCGAGCCGCGGTGGACCGCCCGTACCGGCGGACGGGCCTGCCGGGGCGGGCCGTACCCGGACGGCGACCGCGTGTACCTGGGGGCGTCGGACTGCCACCTGTACGCGATCGACGCCCGGGACGGCTCCACGGGCGGAACCGGGGCCCTCCACGTCCACCCGCTCATCGACGACAAGTTCGCGGCCGCGCTGCGCACGCCCTGCTGA
- a CDS encoding 2-hydroxyacid dehydrogenase encodes MTAPEGVPPKNVLAVVAPHVGGRGAGAALATVFPAGARVTVVESAGEDPAALREAHVVVTALAPVTADHIAAAPHLELVQCASHGYDHVDLDAARERGVPVCTIGSSSAEHHNVAEQTFALMLALAKQLVPAHMALTGADWALPRLQQSLTELYGKTLGVVGLGRIGAEVARRAVAFDMNVVYAGRRRVDPGTEARLGGARHVPLDELLRTSDYVTLHVPLTDATHHLLDAGRLALLKPTAFVVNTARGALVDQDALADALESGALAGAGVDVFDPEPPTSALRLLKAPGVVLSPHVGGVTRETLVRIALAAVENVADHLAGEPPRDVVGG; translated from the coding sequence GTGACCGCCCCGGAAGGCGTCCCGCCGAAGAACGTGCTCGCCGTCGTCGCGCCCCACGTGGGCGGCCGCGGCGCCGGCGCCGCACTCGCCACGGTCTTCCCCGCCGGCGCCCGCGTCACCGTCGTCGAGTCGGCCGGCGAGGACCCGGCGGCCCTGCGGGAGGCGCACGTCGTCGTCACCGCCCTCGCGCCGGTCACCGCGGACCACATCGCCGCCGCCCCGCACCTGGAGCTGGTCCAGTGCGCCAGCCACGGCTACGACCACGTCGACCTGGACGCGGCCCGTGAGCGGGGCGTCCCGGTGTGCACGATCGGCTCCAGCAGCGCGGAGCACCACAACGTGGCCGAGCAGACGTTCGCGCTCATGCTGGCCCTCGCCAAGCAGCTGGTCCCCGCCCACATGGCCCTCACGGGCGCCGACTGGGCGCTGCCGCGCCTCCAGCAGTCCCTCACGGAGCTGTACGGCAAGACGCTCGGCGTCGTCGGCCTGGGCAGGATCGGCGCCGAAGTGGCCCGCCGGGCGGTCGCTTTCGACATGAACGTCGTCTACGCCGGGCGCCGGCGCGTCGATCCCGGGACGGAGGCCCGGCTGGGCGGCGCCCGGCACGTCCCGCTCGACGAGCTGCTGCGCACCTCGGACTACGTGACGCTGCACGTCCCGCTGACGGACGCCACCCACCACCTCCTGGACGCCGGGCGCCTGGCGCTGCTCAAGCCCACGGCCTTCGTCGTCAACACGGCGCGCGGCGCGCTCGTCGACCAGGACGCCCTCGCGGACGCCCTCGAGTCCGGCGCCCTCGCCGGGGCGGGCGTCGACGTCTTCGACCCCGAACCGCCCACCTCCGCGCTGCGGTTGCTGAAGGCCCCGGGTGTGGTGCTGTCGCCGCACGTCGGGGGCGTCACCCGGGAGACGCTGGTCCGTATCGCGCTCGCCGCCGTGGAGAACGTCGCCGACCACCTGGCGGGCGAGCCGCCGCGGGACGTGGTGGGCGGCTGA
- a CDS encoding VWA domain-containing protein → MPYERKIKRNQRTYVVILIDQSGSMDTPMAATGRAKSQEVTDALNRLLLELIRAAAPTGRDVKDYYDVSIFGYNHTVRSLFAGKLAGRDSVSVGELYAAPAAMRQREMVTTDADGNEHRATVHDPVWVTASASGKTSMAAAFAHVLPLLEEWVEENPASFPPIVINLTDGIPTDEGLHENVQRIRSLSTADGQVLVFNLHVSAESKDTCRFPVTAEGLPPEGQLLYGISSVLPDVLREQAQGLHMDAPHGCRGLVFNGNVVDITKVLRIGTLA, encoded by the coding sequence GTGCCGTACGAGCGCAAGATCAAGAGGAACCAGCGGACCTACGTCGTCATCCTCATCGACCAGTCGGGGTCGATGGACACCCCCATGGCCGCCACCGGGCGCGCCAAGAGCCAGGAGGTGACCGACGCGCTCAACCGGCTCCTGCTGGAACTGATCCGGGCGGCCGCGCCCACCGGCCGGGACGTCAAGGACTACTACGACGTCTCGATCTTCGGCTACAACCACACCGTCCGCTCGCTCTTCGCGGGCAAGCTGGCCGGCCGCGACAGCGTGAGCGTCGGCGAGCTGTACGCCGCGCCCGCCGCCATGCGCCAGCGCGAGATGGTGACCACCGACGCCGACGGCAACGAACACCGGGCGACCGTGCACGACCCGGTCTGGGTCACGGCCTCGGCGTCGGGGAAGACCAGCATGGCCGCGGCCTTCGCCCACGTCCTGCCGCTGCTGGAGGAGTGGGTGGAGGAGAACCCCGCCAGCTTCCCCCCGATCGTGATCAACCTGACCGACGGCATCCCGACCGACGAGGGCCTGCACGAGAACGTGCAGCGCATCAGGTCCCTGTCCACCGCCGACGGCCAGGTCCTGGTGTTCAACCTCCATGTGTCCGCCGAGTCCAAGGACACGTGCCGGTTCCCCGTCACGGCGGAAGGCCTGCCGCCCGAGGGACAGCTCCTGTACGGCATCTCCAGCGTGCTGCCGGACGTCCTGCGCGAACAGGCGCAAGGGCTGCACATGGACGCCCCGCACGGCTGCCGGGGCCTGGTCTTCAACGGGAACGTCGTGGACATCACCAAGGTGCTCCGGATCGGCACCCTGGCGTGA
- a CDS encoding ATP-binding protein: MNWLIHDYRESDLAAVVHLIDTTAELGQESVFSLAECIGALTSRQPAVVAVHQGAPIGAALACVAGERAWVMRIALSPAWRGRGLASALLVELERRLVAARVGRIAYVLPEEELVGEGLLNAGYTRQPAVAYFEKVEPLHGPAANLLEDLGGSTLPGDLWGRVAGMEAEKDLIERRVVLPLAQPERAARHGVRPPRAVTLFGPPGTGKTTFARAIASRLGWPFVELLPSRLADEGNLAAALRSAFARISELERVLVFIDEVEEIAPVRAEPAQPGGMHGVTNELLKLIPRFREGDERLLVCATNSIRSLDPAFLRPGRFDYLIPIGTPDKAARAAIWSRYTDGRSDVDVSVLVAASELFTPADIEHAARIAAQSAFERDLGDQDQVRAPGASTEDYLEAVAQCRPTVTPAMIDQFGADITAHARF; encoded by the coding sequence GTGAACTGGCTGATCCACGACTACCGAGAGAGCGATCTCGCGGCGGTCGTCCACCTGATCGACACCACGGCCGAACTCGGGCAGGAGTCCGTGTTCTCGCTCGCCGAGTGCATCGGCGCGCTGACCTCCCGCCAGCCCGCGGTGGTCGCCGTCCACCAGGGCGCGCCCATCGGCGCGGCGCTCGCGTGCGTGGCGGGGGAGCGCGCCTGGGTCATGCGCATCGCCCTCTCCCCGGCCTGGCGCGGCAGGGGCCTGGCGAGCGCGCTGCTGGTCGAGCTGGAGCGGCGCCTGGTCGCCGCCCGCGTGGGGCGCATCGCCTACGTCCTGCCCGAGGAGGAGCTCGTCGGCGAGGGGCTGCTCAACGCCGGCTACACCCGGCAGCCCGCGGTGGCGTACTTCGAGAAGGTCGAGCCGCTGCACGGCCCCGCCGCGAACCTCCTGGAGGACCTCGGCGGCAGCACCCTGCCGGGCGACCTGTGGGGGCGGGTCGCCGGCATGGAGGCGGAGAAGGACCTGATCGAGCGGCGGGTCGTCCTGCCGCTGGCCCAGCCCGAACGGGCTGCCCGCCACGGGGTGCGCCCCCCGCGGGCGGTCACCCTGTTCGGGCCGCCCGGCACCGGCAAGACCACCTTCGCCCGCGCCATCGCCTCCCGTCTCGGCTGGCCCTTCGTCGAGCTGCTGCCGTCCCGGCTGGCTGACGAGGGGAACCTGGCGGCGGCCCTGCGCAGCGCGTTCGCCCGGATCTCGGAACTGGAGCGGGTGCTGGTCTTCATCGACGAGGTGGAGGAGATCGCCCCCGTACGCGCCGAGCCCGCCCAGCCCGGCGGGATGCACGGGGTCACCAACGAACTGCTCAAGCTGATACCGCGGTTCCGCGAGGGCGACGAACGCCTGCTGGTGTGCGCCACCAACTCCATCCGCTCGCTCGACCCCGCGTTCCTGCGCCCCGGCAGGTTCGACTACCTCATCCCGATCGGTACGCCGGACAAGGCGGCCCGCGCCGCGATCTGGTCCCGGTACACGGACGGCCGGAGCGACGTGGACGTCTCCGTCCTCGTGGCCGCCAGCGAACTGTTCACCCCGGCCGACATCGAGCACGCCGCCAGGATCGCCGCCCAGAGCGCCTTCGAGCGGGACCTGGGCGACCAGGACCAGGTGCGGGCGCCCGGTGCGAGCACGGAGGACTACCTGGAGGCCGTCGCGCAGTGCCGGCCGACCGTCACCCCGGCGATGATCGACCAGTTCGGCGCCGACATCACCGCCCACGCCCGCTTCTGA